The DNA region CCGACAAAGGCGCGATCGACACGGGCAATTCTCAGTCTTGATAGTATTTGTGTACTATTTTTGCTATAATGGGAGGGCGTGAGTTACTCTTAAAACGTTAATTAAAATTCAAATTTTATCTATATTTACGAGTTAGATTCTGATGATAGATTGCCTCAGTGTGGCTCGCTACTTCATTGCGAGAGCTTACGAGGACGGAATAGAAGCTGAAATGACAAATATGAAAGTTCAAAAGCTTCTTTATTACGCCCAAAGCTTGCATCTGGCGTTGTACGATGAGCCATTATTTAACGAAGAAATTCAAGCATGGCGATATGGTCCTGTTTGTCCTCCTGCTTATAAGTTTTATCGCGACTTTGAAGGAAATCAGCTACCAATTCCAACAGCAATTGGAGAACAACTTCCTAAAGAATCGCAGGAGCTATTGGAAGAAGTATGGGAATATTTCGGAGGCTACCATGCTTATTTGCTGAGCGACATGACCCACCTAGAGTTCCCTTGGAAAAAAGCGAGAAAAGGATTAGCACCGGATGCCGGTTCTACCGAGCCAATTCTTCTCGAAGATATGAAAGCGTTAGGCGCTCAAAAACTCGAGCTAATAGAGAGAGAACATCCAGCTTATCGAGCCGTTATGCTAGCAACATTAGAGGATGCTTGTAACTCTCAATCTTCAATTAAAATTCAAAAAGGAGAAGTGCGTGACTGGCTCAACTCACTTCTTGATTGAAGACTCTGAGAACTTTAAGCGTTCTTTCAAAAAGCTAGCGAAAGTTCACAAAAATAAATTGGTCGAGCTTGTTGCTAAGAACTTAGAAAATTTAATTGATAACCCTTACCCTCAAAATTCTCGTCATGAACCTTTGCCGGGAAAACTAAAGCTATCTGAAGAATGGACGTTTCATAAACTCGATCTTAAGATTTCCAAGGGAGCTTCTGGACAAGTTAGACTCATGTATTTGGTAAATACAACAACAAAAATGATAAAACTTGTCTGGATTTATAGCCACGAACAATTTTCAAAGCGTCCGCCAGATCGAGAATTAAAAGGGTTGATTCAAGACATAATTAATTAATTTTTTAAGCTTGACGAAGTAAAAGCTTAAAATACAATAACAACCGGAAAAATCCTGAATATTATTTGCTTCTATTGCTTATCAAGTAACCATGTTAGCAAGATCGATCGGGATTTCGATCGCGAATTCCGTACCGACTCCCGGCGTAGAATCGCAGAATAACTTGCCCCCATGCCCATCCACCACCACTTGATAGCAGATTGCCAATCCCAGCCCTGTCCCTTTTCCGACAGGCTTAGTGGTAAAAAAAGGATCGAAAATACGAGCC from Oscillatoria sp. FACHB-1406 includes:
- a CDS encoding type II toxin-antitoxin system antitoxin SocA domain-containing protein — encoded protein: MIDCLSVARYFIARAYEDGIEAEMTNMKVQKLLYYAQSLHLALYDEPLFNEEIQAWRYGPVCPPAYKFYRDFEGNQLPIPTAIGEQLPKESQELLEEVWEYFGGYHAYLLSDMTHLEFPWKKARKGLAPDAGSTEPILLEDMKALGAQKLELIEREHPAYRAVMLATLEDACNSQSSIKIQKGEVRDWLNSLLD